In one window of Bradyrhizobium sp. AZCC 1721 DNA:
- the hisG gene encoding ATP phosphoribosyltransferase gives MTVPFVLAVPSKGRLQENTEAFFTRAGLALAKPRGARDYRGTIAGLDNVEIAYLSASEIASQLARGMVHLGVTGEDLLRESIPDADKRVLLIDSLGFGSANVVVAVPQAWIDVRTMADLDDVTTGFRAQHNRRMRVATKYINLTRNFFAAHGVVDYRIVESAGATEGAPAVGTAEMIVDITTTGATLAANGLKVLDDGVILRSQANLVASRDADWSAEARETARVILDHIAARARASKYREVRTRFAGCNEALLNEAHNRFGVVAPFGGPTSSGMLTLHCPPMHLYALGSFLREHGADTVSIASLDYVLDRENPLFARLETFLRQ, from the coding sequence ATGACCGTTCCCTTCGTGCTCGCCGTTCCCTCCAAGGGCCGCCTGCAGGAAAATACTGAGGCGTTTTTCACGCGCGCGGGGCTTGCGCTGGCAAAACCGCGCGGCGCGCGCGACTATCGCGGCACCATTGCAGGCCTCGACAATGTCGAGATCGCCTATCTCTCGGCGAGCGAAATCGCTTCCCAGCTCGCGCGCGGCATGGTGCATCTCGGCGTCACCGGCGAGGATCTGTTGCGCGAAAGCATCCCCGATGCCGACAAACGCGTGCTGCTGATCGACAGCCTCGGCTTCGGCAGCGCCAATGTCGTGGTCGCGGTGCCGCAGGCCTGGATCGACGTCCGCACCATGGCCGATCTCGACGACGTCACCACCGGCTTCCGCGCCCAGCACAACCGGCGGATGCGGGTCGCGACCAAGTACATCAACCTGACGCGCAATTTCTTCGCCGCTCACGGCGTGGTCGACTATCGCATCGTCGAAAGCGCCGGCGCCACCGAAGGCGCGCCTGCCGTCGGCACCGCCGAGATGATCGTCGACATCACGACGACAGGCGCGACGCTCGCCGCCAACGGGCTGAAGGTGCTCGACGACGGCGTGATTTTGCGTAGCCAGGCCAACCTCGTGGCCTCCCGCGATGCCGACTGGTCGGCTGAAGCCCGCGAGACCGCGCGCGTCATCCTCGATCACATCGCCGCTCGCGCTCGGGCCAGCAAATATCGCGAGGTGCGCACCCGTTTCGCCGGCTGCAACGAGGCGTTGCTTAACGAGGCGCATAACCGCTTTGGCGTGGTGGCGCCGTTCGGCGGGCCGACCTCGTCCGGCATGCTCACGCTGCACTGCCCGCCGATGCATCTTTACGCGCTCGGCAGCTTCCTGCGCGAGCATGGCGCCGACACGGTCTCGATCGCCTCGCTCGACTATGTGCTCGACCGCGAAAACCCGTTATTTGCCAGGCTCGAGACGTTCCTGCGGCAATAG
- a CDS encoding META domain-containing protein: MISFARTARAGAASLLLIATVLAFSPARADDGFPFGTEMQLDVGRQPGSKRIPNLEIGDKGEVVLELWCKGGKGQFSVAGNTVIFVPGAMENRTCPPDRAQQDDELIAALTEAGTWKRQGDFVSFIGAKTLRFRINTN; encoded by the coding sequence ATGATTTCATTCGCACGCACGGCCCGGGCAGGCGCCGCTTCGCTCTTGCTGATCGCGACGGTCCTGGCCTTCAGCCCGGCGCGCGCCGATGACGGCTTTCCGTTCGGGACGGAAATGCAGCTCGATGTCGGCCGCCAGCCCGGATCCAAGCGGATTCCCAATCTCGAGATCGGCGACAAGGGCGAGGTGGTCCTGGAACTCTGGTGCAAGGGCGGTAAGGGCCAGTTTTCGGTCGCTGGCAATACCGTGATCTTCGTTCCCGGCGCGATGGAGAACCGCACTTGTCCGCCGGATCGCGCGCAACAAGATGATGAGCTGATTGCGGCACTTACCGAGGCCGGCACCTGGAAGCGGCAGGGCGATTTCGTATCGTTCATCGGCGCAAAGACGCTGCGCTTCCGCATCAACACGAACTAA
- a CDS encoding co-chaperone GroES, translated as MAKTKFRPLHDRVVVKRIDAEEKTKGGIIIPDSAKEKPSQGEVTAVGPGGRDEAGKLIPIDVKVGDRVLFGKWSGTEVKLDGEELLIMKESDIMGVLT; from the coding sequence ATGGCTAAAACCAAATTCCGTCCACTGCACGACCGCGTCGTGGTCAAGCGCATCGATGCCGAAGAGAAGACCAAGGGCGGCATCATCATTCCCGACAGCGCCAAGGAAAAGCCGTCGCAGGGCGAAGTCACCGCCGTGGGCCCGGGCGGCCGCGACGAGGCCGGCAAGCTGATTCCGATCGACGTCAAGGTCGGCGACCGCGTGCTGTTCGGCAAATGGTCGGGCACCGAGGTCAAGCTCGATGGCGAGGAACTCCTGATCATGAAGGAGTCCGACATCATGGGCGTGCTGACGTAA
- a CDS encoding DUF2076 domain-containing protein: MTPQERQLIDDLFDRLAKLESAKRDPEAMSAIMEGLRNAPNAVYALVQTALVQDEALKRADTRIQELEAAAGQQNQPGGFLDSMRDAIFGQNQQHGSVPNVRAPDMGGRPTWNSGQVLQQTPPPGQYNQPAYGQPYGAQQPQQGGGGGSFLGTAAAAAAGVVGGSLLLNSIRGMMGGGGNHQAFGDTANHSGGVEDRRPWGDQSGGDLAREAGINDIGSSSRRADNNDDSGSRQGFFDQASHDDDDMDHGADGFDGDDGGDGGDGGDGDYA; encoded by the coding sequence ATGACACCGCAAGAACGCCAACTGATTGACGATCTTTTCGACCGGCTCGCCAAGCTGGAGAGCGCCAAGCGCGATCCGGAGGCCATGTCCGCAATCATGGAGGGCCTGCGCAACGCGCCCAACGCGGTCTATGCGCTGGTGCAAACCGCGCTGGTGCAGGACGAGGCACTGAAGCGCGCCGACACGCGCATCCAGGAATTGGAAGCGGCGGCGGGCCAGCAAAACCAACCCGGCGGCTTCCTCGATTCGATGCGCGACGCGATCTTCGGGCAGAATCAGCAGCACGGCTCGGTGCCCAACGTTCGCGCGCCCGACATGGGCGGCCGCCCGACGTGGAACAGCGGCCAGGTGCTGCAGCAGACGCCGCCGCCCGGACAATATAACCAGCCGGCTTACGGCCAGCCCTATGGCGCGCAGCAGCCGCAGCAAGGCGGCGGTGGCGGCTCATTCCTCGGCACGGCGGCAGCAGCCGCAGCCGGCGTGGTCGGCGGATCGCTGCTGCTCAACAGCATTCGAGGGATGATGGGCGGCGGCGGCAATCATCAAGCGTTCGGCGACACGGCAAACCACAGCGGCGGTGTCGAAGACCGCAGGCCGTGGGGCGATCAGTCCGGCGGCGATCTCGCGCGCGAGGCCGGAATCAACGACATCGGGTCGTCGAGCCGACGCGCCGACAACAATGATGACAGTGGTTCGCGGCAAGGATTCTTCGATCAAGCCTCGCACGATGACGATGACATGGATCACGGTGCCGATGGCTTCGACGGCGACGATGGCGGTGACGGCGGTGACGGCGGTGACGGCGATTACGCCTGA
- a CDS encoding L,D-transpeptidase gives MSGKILVALFASVSCLCFASEAAAIDASSSAEPTVIYARQPAPVRMASAQRSNMGGGFIEFLFGDAPQGGRYQQAPAYQQQPDYGYGGRRALLPPMDPQQSMRREEEEAFDPAQHRLDPKYEKQVVEYHGKESPGTIVIDTPNKFLFLVQGDGKALRYGVGVGRPGFTWSGVKTISAKKEWPAWTPPPEMLARRPDLPRHMEGGPQNPLGARAMYLGSSLYRIHGSNEPWTIGTNVSSGCIRMRNEDVIDLYGRVGVGAKVVVI, from the coding sequence ATGTCCGGAAAAATCCTTGTTGCGCTCTTCGCGAGCGTGTCTTGCCTTTGCTTCGCCAGTGAGGCTGCAGCGATCGACGCCTCATCATCAGCTGAACCCACCGTGATCTACGCCCGCCAACCGGCGCCGGTGCGCATGGCCTCTGCCCAACGCTCCAACATGGGCGGCGGCTTCATCGAATTCCTGTTCGGCGATGCCCCGCAGGGCGGGCGCTATCAACAAGCGCCGGCCTATCAGCAGCAGCCGGATTACGGCTATGGCGGGCGGCGCGCGTTGCTGCCGCCGATGGATCCGCAGCAGTCGATGCGGCGCGAGGAGGAGGAAGCATTCGACCCTGCGCAGCACCGGCTCGATCCGAAATATGAAAAGCAGGTGGTCGAGTATCACGGCAAGGAAAGCCCAGGCACCATCGTGATCGATACCCCGAACAAGTTCCTGTTCCTGGTGCAGGGCGACGGCAAGGCGCTGCGCTACGGCGTTGGCGTCGGCCGTCCCGGCTTCACCTGGTCGGGCGTCAAGACGATCTCGGCGAAGAAGGAATGGCCGGCCTGGACGCCGCCGCCGGAAATGCTGGCGCGCCGCCCTGATCTGCCGCGGCACATGGAAGGCGGCCCGCAAAATCCGCTCGGCGCGCGCGCTATGTATCTGGGATCGTCGCTGTATCGCATCCACGGCTCCAACGAGCCATGGACCATCGGCACCAATGTCTCGTCCGGCTGCATCCGCATGCGCAATGAGGACGTGATCGATCTCTACGGCCGCGTCGGCGTCGGCGCGAAAGTAGTAGTGATCTGA
- a CDS encoding cupin domain-containing protein — MKKLLLTATGLIALSIPAMAQNTEVRVMPDTLTWKDNPAFPKGVQIATLVGDPTKAGEVVVLRIKFPPNFQMPPHTHPYSEVVTVISGDVGSSHGEKFEKKGDLLKPGSLWVYPARHPHYAWTGNEEGILQVQFIGPGGIDYINPADDPRKQ, encoded by the coding sequence ATGAAAAAGTTGCTGCTAACGGCGACCGGCTTGATTGCGCTCTCCATTCCGGCAATGGCCCAAAATACCGAGGTCCGGGTGATGCCCGATACGCTCACCTGGAAGGATAATCCAGCTTTTCCGAAGGGCGTTCAGATTGCGACCCTGGTCGGTGATCCGACGAAAGCGGGCGAGGTTGTCGTCCTGCGCATCAAGTTTCCACCTAACTTCCAGATGCCTCCGCATACGCATCCCTATTCCGAAGTTGTTACAGTCATAAGCGGTGACGTCGGCAGCAGCCATGGTGAAAAATTCGAAAAGAAGGGTGATCTCCTGAAGCCAGGCTCGCTATGGGTGTACCCCGCAAGACACCCGCACTACGCCTGGACCGGAAACGAGGAAGGGATACTTCAAGTCCAATTTATCGGCCCTGGTGGCATCGATTACATCAATCCGGCTGACGATCCGCGCAAACAGTAG
- a CDS encoding ChbG/HpnK family deacetylase — protein sequence MNDAAPPRRIWLCADDYGLAEGVNRAIRDLIGRGRLNATSVMVVGAAIGRAEVAALQEVAAASPRCAIGLHATLTAPFRPLTMHFRPVDGGLFLPFPKLLRAGLLRRLDSEMIEDELAAQLAAFKDLFGRAPDFVDGHQHAQLFPGVRDAFLHAVKEAAPSAWVRQGGRLKPLGQLLSAPKALLLDVLSAQFRKRAVHAKIPFNPAFDGAYDFSKEPDFGVLMGQFLEGQPEGGLVMCHPGFVDETLEGLDPLTTQREAEHAFLASDRFPTLLAANRITLS from the coding sequence ATGAACGATGCCGCGCCGCCGCGCCGGATCTGGCTATGCGCCGACGATTACGGGCTGGCCGAAGGCGTCAACCGCGCCATCCGCGATTTGATCGGCCGCGGCCGTCTCAATGCCACCTCGGTGATGGTGGTCGGCGCCGCGATCGGACGCGCCGAAGTCGCCGCGTTGCAGGAGGTTGCGGCGGCGAGCCCGCGATGCGCGATCGGACTGCATGCGACGCTGACTGCGCCGTTTCGTCCGCTGACGATGCACTTCAGGCCGGTCGACGGCGGCTTGTTCCTGCCGTTTCCGAAACTGCTGCGCGCGGGCCTGCTGCGGCGGCTCGATTCCGAAATGATCGAAGACGAACTCGCAGCCCAGCTTGCAGCCTTCAAGGACCTGTTCGGCCGCGCGCCCGATTTCGTCGACGGCCATCAGCACGCGCAACTCTTCCCTGGGGTGCGCGACGCTTTTCTGCACGCGGTCAAGGAGGCGGCCCCTAGCGCCTGGGTTCGCCAAGGCGGACGCCTCAAGCCGTTGGGCCAACTGCTCAGCGCGCCGAAGGCTTTGCTGCTCGACGTTCTCAGCGCGCAATTTCGCAAGCGCGCCGTTCATGCGAAGATCCCGTTCAACCCCGCCTTCGACGGCGCCTATGATTTTTCGAAAGAGCCCGATTTCGGCGTGCTGATGGGACAGTTCCTCGAAGGGCAGCCGGAAGGCGGGCTCGTGATGTGCCACCCCGGCTTTGTCGACGAAACGCTCGAGGGCCTCGATCCCCTGACCACCCAGCGCGAAGCGGAACACGCATTTCTGGCAAGCGATCGATTCCCGACATTGCTGGCGGCGAATAGAATCACATTGAGTTGA
- a CDS encoding protein phosphatase CheZ, whose protein sequence is MSVNRKRFRIEAILGDAPIVMPTEGGEIGPMHREIMAELRAIRSQMAGFGHARAASTESADIIREVAESHALLETYRAQIEQCEKLKVELDLIHDAINRTKREIATLHGKSFDGQEMAKVNGELGAVVGGTEQATQQILEATEAIDQAATALSKNISPDQQKLLSEEIQERVVSIFEACNFQDLTGQRISKVMNTMRFIEQHIVEMMEIWGGVDAIKAHAPPIVDTREGDAKLLNGPKMDGDDGHASQNDIDALFD, encoded by the coding sequence ATGTCGGTAAATCGCAAACGTTTTCGTATCGAAGCCATTCTGGGCGATGCGCCAATTGTCATGCCTACAGAAGGCGGCGAGATCGGCCCGATGCATCGCGAGATCATGGCCGAGCTGCGCGCGATCCGGTCACAGATGGCCGGCTTCGGCCACGCCCGCGCCGCTTCGACCGAGAGCGCGGACATTATCCGCGAAGTCGCCGAGTCCCACGCGCTTCTGGAAACCTATCGCGCGCAGATCGAGCAGTGCGAGAAGCTGAAGGTCGAGCTCGACCTCATTCACGACGCCATCAACCGCACCAAGCGCGAAATCGCCACCCTGCACGGCAAGAGCTTTGATGGCCAGGAAATGGCCAAGGTCAATGGCGAACTCGGCGCCGTCGTCGGCGGCACCGAACAGGCCACCCAGCAGATTCTGGAAGCCACCGAAGCGATCGACCAGGCGGCGACCGCGCTTTCCAAGAACATTTCTCCGGACCAGCAGAAGCTGCTCAGCGAGGAGATCCAGGAACGCGTCGTCTCAATCTTCGAGGCCTGCAATTTCCAGGACTTGACAGGCCAGCGCATCAGCAAGGTGATGAACACGATGAGGTTCATCGAACAGCATATCGTCGAGATGATGGAAATCTGGGGTGGCGTCGATGCCATCAAGGCGCACGCCCCCCCGATCGTCGATACCCGCGAAGGCGATGCCAAGCTGCTCAACGGCCCGAAGATGGACGGCGACGACGGTCACGCCTCGCAGAATGACATCGACGCATTGTTCGATTGA
- the groL gene encoding chaperonin GroEL (60 kDa chaperone family; promotes refolding of misfolded polypeptides especially under stressful conditions; forms two stacked rings of heptamers to form a barrel-shaped 14mer; ends can be capped by GroES; misfolded proteins enter the barrel where they are refolded when GroES binds) translates to MAAKDVKFSGDARDRMLRGVDVLANAVKVTLGPKGRNVVIEKSFGAPRITKDGVTVAKEIELEDKFENMGAQMLREVASKTNDTAGDGTTTATVLAQAIVREGGKAVAAGMNPMDLKRGIDIAVHAVVKDLEKRAKPVAASSEVAQIGTISANGDTAIGKMIAQAMQKVGNEGVITVEENKSLETEVDIVEGMKFDRGYLSPYFITNAEKMTAELEDVYVLLHEKKLSGLQSMLPVLEAVVQSGRPLLIIAEDVEGEALATLVVNRLRGGLKVAAVKAPGFGDRRKAMLEDIAILTGGQLISDELGMKLESVTINMLGRAGKVVIDKENTTIVKGAGKKKDIEARVTQIKAQIEETTSDYDREKLQERLAKLAGGVAVIKVGGATEVEVKEKKDRVEDALNATRAAVQEGVVPGGGVALLRAKKAVGRINNDNSDVQAGINIVLKALEAPVRQISENAGVEGSIVVGKILENKSETFGFDAQTEEYVDMVDKGIIDPAKVVRTALQDASSVAGLLVTTEAMVAELPKEPAPAMPGGGGGMGGMGGMGF, encoded by the coding sequence ATGGCTGCCAAAGACGTTAAATTTTCCGGCGACGCCCGCGACCGCATGCTGCGCGGCGTCGACGTTCTCGCCAACGCGGTGAAGGTGACGCTCGGTCCGAAGGGCCGCAACGTCGTGATCGAGAAGAGCTTCGGCGCTCCCCGCATCACCAAGGACGGTGTCACCGTCGCCAAGGAAATCGAGCTCGAGGACAAGTTCGAGAACATGGGCGCGCAGATGCTGCGCGAAGTCGCCTCCAAGACCAACGACACCGCAGGCGACGGCACCACCACCGCCACCGTGCTGGCGCAGGCGATCGTGCGCGAGGGCGGCAAGGCGGTCGCCGCCGGCATGAACCCGATGGATCTGAAGCGCGGCATCGACATCGCGGTTCACGCGGTGGTCAAGGACCTCGAGAAGCGCGCCAAGCCGGTCGCCGCCTCCTCCGAGGTCGCCCAGATCGGCACCATCTCGGCCAATGGCGACACTGCGATCGGCAAGATGATCGCGCAGGCGATGCAGAAGGTCGGCAATGAAGGCGTCATCACGGTCGAGGAAAACAAGTCGCTCGAGACCGAAGTGGACATCGTCGAGGGCATGAAGTTCGACCGCGGCTACCTGTCGCCCTACTTCATCACTAACGCCGAGAAGATGACCGCCGAGCTGGAAGACGTCTACGTGCTCTTGCACGAGAAGAAGCTGTCCGGCCTGCAGTCGATGCTGCCGGTGCTGGAGGCCGTGGTGCAGTCCGGCCGTCCGCTCCTGATCATCGCCGAGGACGTCGAGGGTGAGGCGCTGGCGACGCTGGTGGTCAACCGCCTGCGCGGCGGACTGAAGGTCGCCGCCGTCAAGGCGCCGGGTTTTGGCGATCGCCGCAAGGCGATGCTGGAAGACATCGCGATCCTGACCGGCGGTCAGCTCATCTCCGATGAACTCGGCATGAAGCTCGAAAGCGTCACCATCAACATGCTCGGCCGCGCCGGCAAGGTGGTGATCGACAAGGAGAACACCACGATCGTCAAGGGCGCCGGCAAGAAGAAGGACATCGAGGCCCGCGTCACCCAGATCAAGGCGCAGATCGAGGAGACCACCTCGGACTACGACCGCGAGAAGCTGCAGGAGCGCCTTGCAAAACTCGCCGGCGGCGTCGCGGTGATCAAGGTCGGCGGTGCGACCGAGGTCGAGGTCAAGGAAAAGAAGGACCGCGTCGAGGACGCCCTCAACGCGACCCGCGCGGCGGTGCAAGAAGGCGTCGTGCCGGGCGGCGGCGTGGCGCTGCTCCGCGCCAAGAAGGCGGTCGGCCGCATCAACAACGACAATTCCGACGTTCAGGCCGGTATCAATATCGTGCTGAAGGCGCTGGAAGCCCCGGTTCGCCAGATCTCGGAAAACGCCGGCGTCGAAGGCTCGATCGTGGTCGGCAAGATCCTGGAGAACAAGTCGGAGACTTTCGGCTTCGACGCCCAGACCGAGGAATATGTCGACATGGTCGACAAGGGCATCATCGATCCGGCCAAGGTGGTGCGCACCGCGCTGCAGGACGCTTCGTCGGTAGCCGGCCTTTTGGTGACCACCGAAGCCATGGTCGCCGAACTGCCGAAGGAGCCCGCCCCGGCGATGCCCGGCGGTGGCGGCGGCATGGGGGGAATGGGCGGCATGGGCTTCTGA
- a CDS encoding L-lactate permease, with translation MWDQIYNPLGNTALSTIAAAVPVVTLLVLIASGKVKAHLAAIIALIAANIITIGIFTMPAGMSIRASLLGVVVGFFPIGWIVLNVIFLYRITVETGRFELLQRAIGGVTTDRRLQLLLIAFAFGAFFEGASGFGTPVAITGAVLIGLGFSPLAASGLSLIANTAPVAYGALGTPIQGLASVTGLDPYVLGAMVGRQLPFFSLIVPFWLIWAFAGWRGMVAIWPAILVTGVSFAVPQFVISNFINPWIVDIGASLISMGCLILFLKVWQPRELWTSPALRGHDESAATMAPAKPLNTAKLSQAQLWSALLPWIIVCVVMLIWGSGMFKNWANSIFVWKYQVPELHNMINKVPPVAAKPTPEAALFDFTYLSFTGTGMLIAAIISGFLMGFSPAKMIAEYGRTIRLCAISLITISAMLAIGTLTRLSGVDATLGLAFAATGVLYPFFGTLLGWLGVALTGSDTASNVLFGNLQKITSEQLGLSPVLMAAANSSGGVMGKMIDAQSIVVASTATNWYGHEGSILRYVFLHSIVLACLVGVLVTLQAYVYPFTMMVLK, from the coding sequence ATGTGGGATCAAATCTATAATCCGCTTGGCAACACGGCATTGTCGACGATCGCCGCCGCCGTGCCTGTCGTCACGCTGTTGGTGCTGATTGCCAGTGGCAAGGTCAAGGCGCATCTCGCGGCCATCATTGCGCTGATCGCAGCCAACATCATCACGATAGGCATCTTCACCATGCCCGCCGGCATGTCGATCCGCGCCTCGTTGCTTGGCGTCGTGGTCGGCTTCTTCCCGATCGGCTGGATCGTTCTCAACGTCATCTTTCTGTATCGCATCACGGTCGAGACCGGGCGGTTCGAACTGCTGCAGCGGGCGATCGGCGGCGTCACCACCGACCGCAGGCTGCAGCTCCTGTTGATCGCGTTCGCGTTCGGCGCCTTCTTCGAAGGCGCCTCCGGCTTCGGCACGCCGGTCGCGATCACCGGCGCCGTCCTGATCGGGCTCGGCTTCTCGCCGCTGGCGGCCTCCGGCCTCTCGCTGATCGCCAACACCGCGCCGGTCGCCTACGGCGCACTGGGTACGCCGATCCAGGGGCTGGCGTCGGTGACCGGCCTCGATCCCTACGTGCTCGGCGCCATGGTCGGCCGGCAGTTGCCGTTCTTCTCGCTGATCGTCCCGTTCTGGCTGATCTGGGCGTTTGCAGGCTGGCGCGGCATGGTGGCGATCTGGCCGGCCATTCTCGTCACCGGCGTCTCCTTCGCAGTCCCGCAGTTCGTGATCTCGAACTTCATCAATCCCTGGATCGTCGATATCGGCGCCTCGCTGATCTCGATGGGCTGCCTGATCCTGTTCCTCAAAGTGTGGCAACCGCGCGAACTCTGGACGTCGCCCGCATTGCGCGGCCACGATGAATCGGCAGCGACCATGGCGCCGGCCAAGCCGCTGAATACGGCCAAGCTCAGCCAGGCGCAGCTCTGGAGCGCGCTGCTGCCGTGGATCATCGTCTGCGTCGTCATGCTGATCTGGGGCAGCGGCATGTTCAAGAACTGGGCGAATTCGATCTTCGTCTGGAAGTATCAGGTGCCCGAGCTGCACAACATGATCAACAAGGTGCCGCCGGTCGCCGCCAAGCCGACGCCGGAGGCCGCATTGTTCGACTTCACCTATCTGTCGTTCACCGGCACCGGCATGCTGATCGCCGCAATCATTTCAGGCTTCCTGATGGGCTTCTCGCCGGCGAAGATGATCGCCGAATACGGCCGCACCATCAGGCTGTGCGCGATCTCGCTGATCACGATCTCGGCGATGCTGGCCATCGGCACGCTGACGCGGCTCTCCGGCGTCGACGCCACGCTAGGCCTCGCCTTTGCCGCGACCGGCGTGCTCTATCCGTTCTTCGGCACGCTGCTCGGCTGGCTCGGCGTGGCGCTGACGGGATCTGATACCGCGTCCAACGTGCTGTTCGGCAATCTGCAGAAGATCACCTCCGAACAGCTCGGCCTGTCGCCGGTGCTGATGGCCGCCGCCAACTCGTCCGGCGGCGTCATGGGCAAGATGATCGACGCGCAATCGATTGTCGTCGCCTCGACCGCGACCAACTGGTACGGCCACGAAGGCTCGATCCTTCGCTACGTCTTCCTGCATTCGATCGTGCTGGCCTGCCTCGTCGGCGTGCTGGTAACGCTGCAGGCCTACGTCTATCCGTTCACGATGATGGTGCTGAAATAG
- a CDS encoding SgcJ/EcaC family oxidoreductase: MQSSPKLASAALALCMVVLSFGSSALAEPKAEVAAATSGWGQALGEGDPEKVLPLYSDDAVLWGTLSPTVRSDRAALRDYFVGAFKVLPSLKVTFGDQLIRVYGNAAVNTGYYTFSYVKDGETKTLPARYSFTYVKNGQRWLIVDHHSSAMPSTSR, encoded by the coding sequence ATGCAATCTTCTCCAAAATTGGCGAGCGCAGCACTTGCCCTGTGCATGGTGGTGTTGTCGTTTGGCTCCAGTGCCTTGGCCGAGCCGAAAGCGGAAGTGGCGGCGGCGACCTCGGGATGGGGCCAGGCTCTTGGCGAAGGCGATCCCGAAAAGGTGTTGCCGCTCTATTCGGACGATGCCGTGCTCTGGGGCACACTGTCGCCGACCGTGCGCTCCGACCGGGCGGCGCTACGAGACTATTTCGTGGGCGCCTTCAAGGTTCTGCCCAGCCTCAAGGTCACCTTCGGCGATCAACTCATCCGCGTGTACGGGAATGCAGCAGTCAATACTGGCTACTACACGTTTTCTTATGTGAAGGATGGCGAGACGAAGACCTTGCCCGCGCGCTACAGCTTCACCTATGTCAAGAACGGCCAGCGTTGGCTGATCGTCGACCACCATTCCTCGGCCATGCCATCAACCTCGAGGTAG
- a CDS encoding glycosyltransferase family 2 protein, producing MTLGSDVSRLTTTAASAAAKGLSIVLPLYNEAAGLALLHERLIGLAKTLKARYGLVCEVVYVDDGSADNTLAIARSLAADALDVQVVSLSRNFGKEAALMAGLDHARRGAILFMDGDGQHPPSLVEKLVAHWIDDGYDVVYTAKAHRDNESFLRRQAVRGFYALINWGARQKIPEDAGDFRLLSPRAAAALRQLPERNRFFKGLSNWIGFRQIRVDYEPAPRAHGVTTFSPGRLIGLSIEGLTSFSVAPLRFASLLGVLLAISAFLFGLTILWEVWTTGKQVPGYPSLMIGMMTIGGVQLIMIGIVGEYIGKILSELKARPIYFVAEHNEKRADGETAASATERTAAE from the coding sequence ATGACGCTCGGCTCTGACGTTTCCCGCCTGACGACGACCGCAGCCAGCGCGGCGGCGAAAGGCTTGTCGATTGTCCTGCCGCTGTACAACGAGGCAGCAGGGCTCGCTTTGCTGCACGAGCGATTGATCGGGCTCGCCAAGACGCTGAAGGCGCGCTACGGCCTCGTCTGCGAAGTGGTCTATGTCGACGACGGCAGCGCCGACAACACGCTTGCGATCGCGCGTTCGCTTGCTGCCGATGCGCTCGACGTGCAGGTCGTCTCGCTGTCGCGCAATTTCGGCAAGGAGGCGGCCCTGATGGCGGGGCTCGACCATGCCCGCCGCGGCGCCATCCTGTTCATGGACGGCGATGGCCAACATCCGCCGAGCCTGGTCGAAAAGCTCGTCGCGCACTGGATCGATGACGGCTACGATGTCGTCTATACGGCGAAGGCGCATCGCGACAATGAATCGTTCCTCCGCCGCCAGGCCGTACGTGGCTTCTACGCGCTGATCAATTGGGGCGCGCGGCAGAAGATCCCCGAGGACGCCGGCGACTTCCGCCTGCTGTCGCCGCGCGCGGCGGCCGCGCTGCGGCAGCTTCCCGAACGCAACCGCTTCTTCAAGGGCCTGTCGAACTGGATCGGCTTCCGCCAGATCCGCGTCGATTACGAGCCGGCGCCACGCGCGCACGGTGTCACCACGTTCAGCCCGGGCCGGCTGATTGGCCTGTCCATCGAGGGACTGACGTCGTTCTCGGTGGCGCCGCTGCGCTTTGCCAGCCTGCTCGGCGTGCTGCTCGCCATCAGCGCCTTCCTGTTCGGCCTCACCATTCTCTGGGAGGTCTGGACCACCGGCAAGCAGGTCCCCGGCTATCCCTCGCTGATGATCGGCATGATGACGATCGGCGGCGTGCAGCTCATCATGATCGGCATCGTCGGCGAATATATCGGCAAGATCCTTTCCGAGCTTAAGGCGCGTCCGATCTACTTCGTCGCCGAGCACAACGAGAAGCGTGCCGATGGCGAGACGGCGGCCAGCGCCACCGAACGGACCGCCGCCGAATGA